AAACTGATCTTCCGTCACAAGATGGCGCAAAAAGTAAGAAATTATTTATCTGAGGAAGGTTTCATTGAAGTGGAAACTCCTGTTTTAATCAAATCTACTCCAGAAGGCGCAAGAGACTTTGTGGTACCGAGCAGAATGAATCCGGGACAGTTTTATGCATTGCCACAGTCTCCACAGACTTTCAAACAGCTTTTGATGGTAGGTGGAATGGATAAATATTTCCAGATTGTAAAATGTTTCCGTGATGAGGATTTAAGAGCAGACAGACAGCCGGAATTTACACAAATCGACTGTGAGATGGCTTTTGTAGAGCAGGAAGATGTTATGAACGTATTCGAAGGAATGACCAAAACTCTGATAAAAGATATTACAGGTCAGGAATTCGGAGATTTCCCAAGAATGACGTTTGCAGATGCAATGAAAACATACGGGAATGACAAACCGGATATCCGTTTCGGAATGAAGTTCGTAGAACTGAATGAACTGGTAAAAGGAAAAGACTTTAAGATATTTGATGAAGCAGAATTAGTAGTCGGAATCAATGTAGAAGGATGTGCGGAATATACGAGAAAACAAATCGACGAGCTTGTTGACTGGGTAAAACGCCCTCAGATTGGAGCTTCAGGAATGGTTTGGGCGAAATTCCAGAATGATGGAGTAAAAACCTCATCTGTAAACAAATTCTACAACGAAGAAGATTTAGCGAAAATCATTGAAAAATTCGGTGCAAAAGAAGGAGACTTAATGTTGATTCTTTCCGGAAACGAAAATAAAGTAAGAGCTCAGCTTTCAGCCTTGAGAATGGAACTTGGAAACCGTTTAGGATTAAGAAAAGGAAACGAATTTGCACCCCTTTGGGTAGTTGATTTCCCTCTATTGGAGTTTGACGAAGAAAGTGGACGTTATCATGCGATGCACCACCCTTTCACCTCTCCAAAGCCGGAAGATATCCACTTACTGGAAACAGATCCTGGAAAAGCGAGAGCCAATGCTTATGATATGGTTCTGAACGGAAACGAAATCGGAGGAGGATCGATCAGAATTTTTGACAGAGATCTTCAGTCTAAAATGTTTGATTTATTAGGATTTACCAGAGAAGAGGCAGAAGCTCAGTTTGGATTCCTGATGAATGCATTTAAATATGGTGCTCCGCCACACGGAGGTCTGGCATTCGGGTTTGACCGTTTGGTAGCTATTCTTGACGGAAACGAAGTAATCAGAGATTATATCGCTTTCCCTAAGAACAATTCAGGACGAGATGTAATGATTGACGCACCTGCTTCCATTGCCGATGCACAGCTCGACGAATTAGAATTACAATTGAATTTAAAAGCATAAATTTAGCGGGGTATTTGCCCCGCTTTTTTTATATTCAAATTTCAGCAACCTTTAAATACCAACACTTTATAATGGCAATATTGTTTAGAAACAATATTCATAAAACAATATCGTTTAAAGCTCGCACCATTATAAATATCAGCATTTTTTATTAATTCATCAACAAAAAAAAAGACTTTAATACAATATAATGTACAATTCTATTTACTATATCAAATATTCGTGAAATAATTAAATTTGAAATTTAATAGTAAAAAATAAAACATAATAAATTAATTAACGAAATCAATACAAAAATCAAGAAAAACGACAATAAAATACTCATTATATTATGTTGTATTTAAATGTAATTTATTATCAATATATTTACATTACACGGCTGAGTTATAATGATGACTTAATCAAAATTAAGAATTAACTTATTTTGTAATCTTTTGCGTAGGATAATACGATAGCTGTTCATATTTACAACCTGATCACCAAACCAAAATTAAATAATATGAAAAGTAAACTATTACTATTATCAGGATGCCTTGTTCTGGCACTGAATTCATGCAGCTCGGATCTTGAAAATACACAGACCGAATCAATAGAGCCCGCCACAGAGAGCTTAGCCAATGTAAAGATTCACAAATTATTAATTGACGGAAAATACACCTATGTCAATGAAATCAATGGAGAATATTTTTATGCAGAAGATATTACCATTAGCCCGGAACAGTTCGAAGTATTACAAAAGCAGGCCAATCCTGAAACATCTACAGCCGGAAAAAGCACCATTGTAAGCTCTTTTATTAAGACATGGCCAAATGCAACAGTTTATTATACATTACCAAGCCAGGGAAGCCTGAGTACTCAGAACTACAATACGTTCCTCACCAATATCAACAAAGCGTTCGATATGATCTCTTCTCAAACCAGTATGCAGTTTATTGAACGTACCAACCAAACAGAATATATCACTTTTACGTATACTACAACCAACAGTTCTCCTCTTGGATGGCAAAAAAATAGGGTTAACGGTATTAAAATTTATAACACCACGTATCCTGCAATTATTGCTCACGAAATCATGCACTCTATGGGAATTATGCATGAGCAATGCCGCCCAGATAGAGATCAGTATATTATTGTAGATGTAAACAAAGCTGTAGAAGGAAGCCGTCATAACTTCAATCTTTACAATGATTATGCAGGACATGGCGCTTTTGATTTCGGGTCTGTGATGATGTATCAGTCTACAGACTTTGCTATCAATGCAAGCCAGCCTGTAATGACTAAGCTGGACGGATCTACTTTTACCAAGCAACGAACAGGATTGTCTGCCGGTGATTATGCCGGGATAAATCATTTATACGGACCGGTTAATTCCTCTTCTGCAATCAACGGAACTTATACTATGACCACCGCTTTAGCGAGTGATAAAAATTTAGATATTTCCGGAAGTTCTACTACTGATGGTACCAGCATCATCCTGTACTCAGCTTCTACAGGGAATAACCAGAGATTCACATTTACAAAATCAGATCATGGTTATTATACCATCAAATCTATATTGGATCCTACAAAGGTATTAACCGTAAAAAGTAATGGAACAACGAACGGAACAGCTGTTGAATTAAGAACCAACTCTAATACAGATGCTCAGAAATGGCTATTATTCAATTTAGGAAATAACGGATTTGGATTTGCTCCTAAGAATGCACCAGCCCTGAGACTGGAGGTAAAAAATGGTACTACAACCAATCTTACTCCTATTGTAATTGGTACTACGGATCAAACTGTTCAACCTTCTACAAAGCAACGTTTTATACTTACAAAAGTTAACTAAACTTTTTTTATACAAAAAGAGGTTAGGAAGTTTATTTCCTAACCTCTTTCTATTTTGTACTTATTTACCAATTAGTTTCAACATTTCATTTCTTCCCGGTCCTGTTGAAAGATAAGCTACCGGAATTCCTAATTCAGCTTCTAAGAATGACAGAAAGTCAATGACTTCTTTTGGGAGTTCTGAAGGGCTTTTCATACTAGAAAAATCAGCATTCCATCCATTCATCCATTTTAGGATTGGCTTTCCGTTTTCCGGAAGTAATCCTGAAACATTTACTATCTCACCATTTTCCAGCTCATAATGGGTACAGACTGCTACGGATTTCAAGCCGCTTAACACATCTGCTTTCGTCAAAACCAGCTGAGTCACTCCATTGATCATTACAGCATATTTCAAAGCAGGCAAATCAAGCCAGCCTGTTCTTCTGGGACGTCCGGTATTGGAACCAAACTCATTTCCTTTTGTTCTGATTTCCTCACCTATTTCATCAAACAGTTCTGTTGGGAAAACTCCGTTTCCTACTCTTGTACAGTATGCTTTAGCAATCCCAAATATTTCACCGATCTTTTTCGGTGAAACTCCTAATCCACTGCTAGCTCCTGAGGCTGTGGTTGAAGAAGAAGTCACATAAGGATACGTTCCGTGGTCAATATCAAGCATGGCAGCCTGAGATCCTTCTGCCAATATTGTCTTTCCTTCGGCCAAAGCACTATTCAGATAGATTTCCGTCTCTGTACATTTGAATCTCTTCAGAAAATCAACAGCTTCAAAAAATTCAATGCTGATTTCATCCAGAGAAGGTAATTCCATATTTCCTTCCGCAAGCATTTTGTAATCTCTTTCTAAAATATGCTGTACTCTGCTTTTGAAGTCCGAAGCAAACATATCTCCTATTCTTACATTCTGCCTTAGAATCTTATTGGAATAAGCTTGCGCAATCCCGTTTTTGGTAGTTCCGATGGTGGTATAATCAAAACTTTCTTCCATAAAAACATCCAAAAGTTTATGAGTAGGCAGTACAAAGTGAGCTTTCAGCGAAATAATAATATTATTTTCCGGCTGAACCGTTTCATCGAATGTCTGAAGATTCAAAATTTCTTTTTTAAAACTTACAGGATCCAGAACTGTTCCTGTACCAATCACATTCTGCACACCTTTCATAAAGATTCCCGAAGGAATCATTTTAAGTGTAATTCTGCGCCCGTTTATCTCTATGCTATGTCCAGCGTTAGATCCGCCATTAAAACGTGCTGTAATGTCATAATTTTCACTGATCAGATCAATGAACTTTCCTTTTCCTTCATCACCCCATTGCAATCCTAATACAATATCCATATTCGTACTTTAAATTTTATGGAGCAAAGCTATGACAGTCAGGGAGAAAGACCATTGCCATTTGGCAAAAAGAAAACTCAATTGTAAAATGTATAATGTAAAAATTAGTAATGACTAGAAGCTATCATTGATCGATTATCAATTATCATTTATAATTCTAGACTATACTTCTTCTGATCCTACTCAATGAAGAAGGCGTAACTCCAAGATAAGACGCCAACATAGACTGTGGAACCCTGTTGGCAAGTCCAGGATAGTGATTTAAAAAATGAATATAACGGGATTTCGCATCCTGATTCAGCATGATACTGGCGACCTTCAGTTTATTTTCAACCACAAAGGCATGAATTCTGGCAAATAAAACCGGCCAGACTGCAATTTTCTCTTCCAGAACTTTAAAATACTTAAGATCTATCACCAGCAATACCGCATCAGTAATAGCTTCAATATCTTCATGGGCAGGCAACTGATCAGTAAAGCCCTGAAAATCCCCTATAAATCTGCCTTCATAGATAAAATAGCGGGTAAAATCATCTCCTTGTTTATTATAATACAAAGACCGGAAAACTCCTTCTTTCACAAAAGCAATTCTTTGGCTCACCTTTCCAGCCTCTACAAAAGGTTCTCCTTTTTTTACAGTGATTTCCTGAATGCCTTCAGCAATCAGAAGTTCATCCTGAGGATTCAGTGTCCCGAATTTTTTGATATAAGTAAAAAGCTCTTCCATATTTCTTCTGTAACCACGGATTGCGGAAATATAAAGATATAAAAGTCAAGACTAAAAACAATTGCCATTTGGCAATAAACAAGATTAAAGATACCACACAGGCTTGCGGCGGCATGTTAATTGCTTGATTTTTAAAAACGTAAGACAATGAAAGCAATTTGGAACGGCGCCATTGGATTCGGTTTAGTAAACATTCCCGTAAAAATTTACTCGGCAACAGAAACCACAAAACTGGATCTTGACATGCTTGATAAATCTGATTTTTCAAACATCAAATTTAAGAGGGTAAACGAAAATACGGGAAAAGAAGTAAAATGGGAAAATATCGTTAAAGGTTATCTCATGGATGACAAATATATCGTTCTGGATGAGGAAGATTACGAAGCTGCAAGCCCTGAAAAAACAAAAATACTCTCTATAGACCAGTTTGTAAAAGAAGCGGAAGTAGACAGTGTATATTTTGAAACGCCTTATTATCTGGAGCCCCAGAAAAATGGGGAAAATGCCTACAGGCTTCTACTGAAAGCGCTTGAAAAAACATCTATGGTAGGCATTGGAACTTTTGTGCTTCGTGATAATGAAGCTATCGGAATGATCCGTCCGTATAATGATGAAATTCTGGTTCTGAACCGGCTGAGGTTTGATGAAGAGATCAGAGATTATAAAGATCTTAAAATCCCGGCTCAAAAAGCTCCGAAACCAGCAGAACTTAAAATGGCCGTCAGCCTTATAGAACAGCTTTCCCAGGAATTCGATCCTGAAATGTATAAAGACAGCTACTCTGATGAACTGATGAAGATCATTAAACAGAAAGCTAAAGGTAAAAATGTAAAAGCTCAAAAAGCACAGCCTGCAAAA
The nucleotide sequence above comes from Chryseobacterium sp. 7. Encoded proteins:
- the aspS gene encoding aspartate--tRNA ligase, which codes for MFRSHTNGELSLKNLNEEVTLSGWVQTIRDKGFMVWVDLRDRYGITQLVFDQDRSSTQLMEEAKKLGREFVIQATGRVIERVSKNPNIPTGEIEILVEKLTILNDSQLPPFTIEDETDGGEELRMKYRYLDIRRNPVKDKLIFRHKMAQKVRNYLSEEGFIEVETPVLIKSTPEGARDFVVPSRMNPGQFYALPQSPQTFKQLLMVGGMDKYFQIVKCFRDEDLRADRQPEFTQIDCEMAFVEQEDVMNVFEGMTKTLIKDITGQEFGDFPRMTFADAMKTYGNDKPDIRFGMKFVELNELVKGKDFKIFDEAELVVGINVEGCAEYTRKQIDELVDWVKRPQIGASGMVWAKFQNDGVKTSSVNKFYNEEDLAKIIEKFGAKEGDLMLILSGNENKVRAQLSALRMELGNRLGLRKGNEFAPLWVVDFPLLEFDEESGRYHAMHHPFTSPKPEDIHLLETDPGKARANAYDMVLNGNEIGGGSIRIFDRDLQSKMFDLLGFTREEAEAQFGFLMNAFKYGAPPHGGLAFGFDRLVAILDGNEVIRDYIAFPKNNSGRDVMIDAPASIADAQLDELELQLNLKA
- a CDS encoding M12 family metallopeptidase; protein product: MKSKLLLLSGCLVLALNSCSSDLENTQTESIEPATESLANVKIHKLLIDGKYTYVNEINGEYFYAEDITISPEQFEVLQKQANPETSTAGKSTIVSSFIKTWPNATVYYTLPSQGSLSTQNYNTFLTNINKAFDMISSQTSMQFIERTNQTEYITFTYTTTNSSPLGWQKNRVNGIKIYNTTYPAIIAHEIMHSMGIMHEQCRPDRDQYIIVDVNKAVEGSRHNFNLYNDYAGHGAFDFGSVMMYQSTDFAINASQPVMTKLDGSTFTKQRTGLSAGDYAGINHLYGPVNSSSAINGTYTMTTALASDKNLDISGSSTTDGTSIILYSASTGNNQRFTFTKSDHGYYTIKSILDPTKVLTVKSNGTTNGTAVELRTNSNTDAQKWLLFNLGNNGFGFAPKNAPALRLEVKNGTTTNLTPIVIGTTDQTVQPSTKQRFILTKVN
- a CDS encoding adenylosuccinate synthase, translating into MDIVLGLQWGDEGKGKFIDLISENYDITARFNGGSNAGHSIEINGRRITLKMIPSGIFMKGVQNVIGTGTVLDPVSFKKEILNLQTFDETVQPENNIIISLKAHFVLPTHKLLDVFMEESFDYTTIGTTKNGIAQAYSNKILRQNVRIGDMFASDFKSRVQHILERDYKMLAEGNMELPSLDEISIEFFEAVDFLKRFKCTETEIYLNSALAEGKTILAEGSQAAMLDIDHGTYPYVTSSSTTASGASSGLGVSPKKIGEIFGIAKAYCTRVGNGVFPTELFDEIGEEIRTKGNEFGSNTGRPRRTGWLDLPALKYAVMINGVTQLVLTKADVLSGLKSVAVCTHYELENGEIVNVSGLLPENGKPILKWMNGWNADFSSMKSPSELPKEVIDFLSFLEAELGIPVAYLSTGPGRNEMLKLIGK
- a CDS encoding Crp/Fnr family transcriptional regulator; the protein is MEELFTYIKKFGTLNPQDELLIAEGIQEITVKKGEPFVEAGKVSQRIAFVKEGVFRSLYYNKQGDDFTRYFIYEGRFIGDFQGFTDQLPAHEDIEAITDAVLLVIDLKYFKVLEEKIAVWPVLFARIHAFVVENKLKVASIMLNQDAKSRYIHFLNHYPGLANRVPQSMLASYLGVTPSSLSRIRRSIV
- a CDS encoding Ku protein is translated as MKAIWNGAIGFGLVNIPVKIYSATETTKLDLDMLDKSDFSNIKFKRVNENTGKEVKWENIVKGYLMDDKYIVLDEEDYEAASPEKTKILSIDQFVKEAEVDSVYFETPYYLEPQKNGENAYRLLLKALEKTSMVGIGTFVLRDNEAIGMIRPYNDEILVLNRLRFDEEIRDYKDLKIPAQKAPKPAELKMAVSLIEQLSQEFDPEMYKDSYSDELMKIIKQKAKGKNVKAQKAQPAKEGKVIDLMAQLKASLNSSKSKSAS